The Bacteroidales bacterium genome has a window encoding:
- a CDS encoding SpoIIE family protein phosphatase, with the protein MKVFRLLFIFIFCGTSLIGQVVNKLGHPLLRNFTPEEYGASEQNWSAIQDKRGVMYFGNLDKGILEYDGRTWRKIAIPNNSEVRSLAMDDKGTIYAGAIGEFGYLSPDIQGNLKYVSLNTFNRDSFKVSNIYKTYYYNNKIYFCSKKYIIIYNKQNTKIIDIEKPVDCANFFSFIVNNRFYVGSYVKGLRELVNDSLVNATNGGFFKDKNIYFILPNKDEHVIIGTDVGFYIYNQRTGEIKQYTDKSNLINKILEESIAYHALEQPNGNYGFAFPLSTKYNYLETEKNGVPYEAINPSIGLKDPSITFLYRPSENISEQPLWLTHFNGVSRAEIQSPFRRFGEESGFEGSIIDIIRFNGTLYLATLKGLYKQVEDNGFLKFVPEPIVNSNTWSFLKFNNPETGKQSLLVASSSGIFEINERGIIKSISEEFKRYANIVGYFLFQSKTDPSTLYVGDQSGLIGIRFVKGKWRLIGEGRINKKFLKSNIRSIDEDTNGALWLGTYVDGVANYNPKTDSLKFFGIESGLPTLKEIQVLNYKNQFFFCTSKGFYKFDSKLNKFIPTGLPGDSTKLFDHGINRVARIPKGFVMACFNKTTNWIETIESDSTGKYIIDDIPFKRLPDKFSDALFVDDDGTIWISKANELYSFNPKTKRNYKSTFNALIRKVTSRDDSVLFNGTYRIKYFDGRYLTSLIQQPEQIYKLPYHFNRLVFEYSATFYEKEEDTQFSYLLEGSDESWSIWNKKTEATYTNLKEGNYTFKVKARNIYGTESTVAEYKFSITPPWYRTILVYIIYALLFIALVWILVRLNSRRLIAEKEALEQIVKERTAEVVAQKDEIEVQNEKISIQNEEIKSSIHYASRIQGAILTPDEQIQKVFDEYFILFLPRDIVSGDFYWITKVGTKKICVVADCTGHGVPGGFMSMLGMSFISQIISKGGSYHPGDILNQLRSSVINSLHQTGEVGGSKDGMDIAIYVIDEETNILEFSGANNPLVHIRNNELTHIKSDKMPIGIHLRANEPFTTHTIQLQPGDCVYTFSDGYADQFGGPDQRKFMIKNLKDLLLEIHLLPMTEQRERLHKNLLDWHKDSPRIDDVVVMGVRI; encoded by the coding sequence ATGAAAGTCTTTAGGCTATTATTCATATTTATTTTTTGCGGTACAAGTCTGATTGGACAGGTTGTAAACAAACTTGGCCATCCATTATTACGGAATTTTACACCTGAGGAATACGGTGCTAGTGAGCAGAATTGGTCCGCTATTCAGGATAAAAGAGGTGTAATGTATTTTGGGAATCTAGACAAAGGGATTCTTGAGTACGATGGTAGGACATGGCGTAAAATTGCCATTCCCAACAACTCAGAGGTGCGTTCTCTTGCAATGGACGATAAGGGGACTATCTATGCTGGAGCCATTGGTGAATTTGGCTATCTGTCGCCAGACATTCAAGGTAATTTGAAATATGTATCATTGAATACTTTTAATAGAGATAGTTTTAAAGTATCTAATATTTACAAAACTTACTATTACAATAATAAAATCTACTTCTGTTCCAAGAAATATATTATTATCTATAATAAACAAAATACCAAAATAATTGATATTGAAAAACCGGTGGATTGTGCAAACTTTTTTTCTTTTATTGTCAATAATCGGTTCTACGTTGGAAGTTATGTTAAAGGATTAAGAGAGTTAGTTAACGATTCCCTTGTGAATGCAACCAATGGTGGCTTTTTTAAGGATAAGAATATTTATTTTATTTTGCCAAATAAAGATGAGCATGTAATTATTGGTACCGATGTTGGATTTTACATATACAATCAACGCACGGGTGAGATTAAACAATATACTGATAAATCAAACTTAATAAATAAGATCCTTGAAGAATCTATCGCTTATCATGCCTTGGAGCAACCAAATGGTAACTATGGATTTGCATTTCCACTTTCAACCAAGTATAACTATCTTGAAACGGAAAAAAATGGTGTCCCCTATGAAGCCATTAATCCATCTATAGGATTAAAAGATCCATCTATCACTTTTCTGTACCGTCCATCCGAAAACATTTCTGAGCAACCCTTGTGGTTAACTCATTTTAATGGGGTTTCAAGGGCGGAAATTCAATCACCCTTTCGCAGATTTGGAGAGGAATCGGGATTCGAGGGTTCAATTATTGATATTATTCGATTCAATGGTACGTTATACCTTGCTACGCTAAAAGGACTGTATAAGCAGGTAGAGGACAACGGTTTTTTAAAGTTTGTTCCAGAACCTATTGTAAACTCAAATACTTGGTCGTTCTTAAAATTTAATAATCCCGAAACGGGAAAACAATCTTTATTGGTAGCATCATCTTCAGGTATTTTTGAGATAAACGAGAGGGGGATTATAAAATCTATAAGTGAAGAGTTTAAACGTTATGCAAATATTGTTGGCTATTTTCTTTTTCAGTCAAAAACAGATCCTTCAACTCTTTACGTTGGAGATCAAAGTGGTTTAATTGGAATTCGATTTGTAAAAGGGAAATGGCGTCTTATCGGTGAAGGTAGAATTAATAAGAAATTTTTAAAGTCTAACATCCGAAGTATCGATGAGGATACTAATGGAGCCCTATGGTTAGGCACTTATGTCGATGGTGTGGCTAATTACAACCCAAAAACTGATAGTTTAAAATTCTTTGGAATTGAAAGTGGACTACCAACACTTAAAGAAATTCAAGTATTGAATTATAAAAATCAGTTCTTCTTTTGCACATCAAAAGGTTTCTACAAATTCGATTCAAAATTAAATAAGTTTATTCCCACTGGTTTACCGGGTGATTCAACAAAACTTTTTGATCATGGTATAAATCGAGTTGCTCGTATCCCCAAAGGATTTGTTATGGCCTGTTTTAATAAAACCACTAACTGGATTGAAACCATTGAATCAGATAGCACTGGAAAATATATTATTGATGATATTCCATTCAAACGATTACCCGATAAATTTAGTGACGCTCTTTTTGTAGATGATGATGGAACTATTTGGATTTCAAAAGCCAATGAATTATATAGTTTTAATCCAAAAACTAAAAGGAACTATAAAAGTACATTTAATGCTTTAATCAGAAAAGTTACATCTAGAGATGACTCCGTGCTTTTCAATGGTACCTATAGAATCAAGTATTTTGATGGCCGTTACCTAACCTCATTAATACAGCAGCCTGAGCAAATATATAAGCTACCTTACCATTTCAACCGATTAGTCTTTGAGTACAGCGCTACCTTCTACGAGAAAGAAGAGGATACTCAGTTCAGCTATCTACTTGAGGGATCTGATGAAAGTTGGTCCATTTGGAATAAAAAAACAGAGGCAACCTATACCAACCTAAAGGAGGGTAATTATACGTTTAAAGTTAAGGCTCGAAATATTTACGGAACCGAGAGCACCGTTGCAGAGTATAAATTCTCTATAACACCCCCTTGGTATCGTACTATTCTTGTCTATATAATTTATGCATTGCTATTTATTGCTCTTGTATGGATTCTTGTTCGTTTGAATTCCCGAAGGTTAATTGCAGAAAAGGAGGCGCTCGAACAAATTGTTAAGGAACGTACCGCAGAAGTTGTTGCACAAAAGGATGAAATTGAAGTTCAGAATGAAAAAATATCCATTCAAAACGAGGAGATCAAAAGCAGTATTCATTATGCAAGTCGAATCCAAGGGGCAATTCTTACACCAGACGAGCAAATCCAGAAGGTTTTCGATGAGTATTTTATCCTTTTCTTACCTCGCGACATTGTTAGTGGTGACTTCTACTGGATTACAAAAGTTGGTACAAAGAAGATTTGCGTTGTAGCCGACTGTACAGGTCACGGTGTTCCTGGAGGATTTATGAGCATGCTGGGTATGTCATTCATCAGCCAGATTATTAGTAAGGGTGGATCCTACCATCCCGGAGATATTCTAAATCAGCTCCGTTCATCTGTTATCAACTCACTACACCAAACGGGCGAAGTTGGTGGTAGTAAGGATGGAATGGACATTGCTATTTACGTAATTGATGAGGAAACCAATATACTTGAGTTCTCCGGAGCAAATAATCCTCTTGTACATATTAGAAATAATGAACTAACCCATATCAAGAGTGACAAGATGCCAATTGGTATTCACCTACGTGCAAATGAGCCGTTTACTACTCACACTATTCAACTGCAACCAGGTGACTGTGTCTATACCTTCTCCGATGGTTACGCTGATCAATTTGGTGGACCCGACCAACGTAAGTTTATGATAAAGAACCTGAAGGACTTACTTCTTGAAATACATCTACTTCCAATGACTGAGCAGAGAGAGCGTCTTCACAAAAACCTTCTCGACTGGCACAAAGATTCTCCACGAATTGATGATGTTGTTGTTATGGGAGTTAGAATTTAA